The genome window ACAGGAAGACATCCCCCGTTTTCGAGTAGTAAGTGCGGGGTGAATCCGTGCAAGATTGGGTCTTCGAACCACGAACCCTCACGCGATAAGTAGTCCACTGGAGAGCGATTACAAATGCTCGTAAATGAAATTTCGTTTAGATGCTGTCAGACACTCCACTATTGCCAGTAAAATCGGAGGACAAGACGCTATTTGATGAAATTGGCAACGGTGGTCCTGATAGTAACTAGTCGGATTGATTGGAACAAGGAAGTTACTGGCAACACCGGAGAGGGTACTGGAGAAACTGGCACTGACGGTTGCGCGGTTACTGGCAAAAGTGGAGAGGGTATTGGCAGTACTGGTATTGTCGGTTGAGAAGTCACTCCAGAACCCGATGCCGCTTGGCAGTTTCACGAATGTCGTTGAGCTCACCTAGTTCGCTCTCGAGTGCGTCGAGGGCCGACGACAGAGAGACATCAAGCTCGTATTCGTTGTAGTTCCCGCGTCCACTCGACGAGTCGACCAACCGTAAGATCCCGTGGAGGCTCAAATCCGACAGGTGGTCGTGTACTCGCCTGCGTTTCAGTGGTTCACTGCCGTGATTACGAAGAACCTCTCGATAGCGCTCATAGATCAGTTTCGTCCGTTCGGGTGTTTCTCCCTCTGCCGCTAGCTGACAGACAGTCAGCAATACATATTGCCCCTGCCGGGTCAACGAATGCATCCCTTCGACAACCTGTTGTCGCTGGATCTGATGCTCGGCCTCCCGAACGTGGTCTTCGGTGATTTTCGCCTCTCCACCCGCCATCGCGTCGTTCTCGGCGATATCAGCTGCTTTCCGGAGTAACCGTAATGCCTGCCGAGCAGATCCCGAGTCCTGTGCAGAGAATGCTGCGCACAATGGGATTACATCTGATTCGAGGACATCGTCGTAGAGCGCGATATCGGCTCGGTGCTTGAGAATATTCTGCAGTTCAGTCGCGTCGTACGGAGGGAACAAGATTTCCTCTTCGCAGAGAGTGTCCTTGACTTTTGGAGAGAGGTTTTCTCGGAACTTGAAGTCGTTCGAGATGCCGACCACACCGATTTTCACATCGAGATCCAATTGCGAGCGTGCTCGTGGAAGCTCGTACAGAATATCGTCATCCGAGCCGATGTTATCGATTTCGTCCAGAACCACGAGAATAGTCCCACCGATCGACTCAAGGTCGTTGTAGAGTTCGTTGAAGATGCGTTTTTGTTGATACCCGGTTTCGCTCATCGGTTCGCGCGAAGACGAGACTGTGGTGAGAGGGTGAGAAGGAGAGCGAATCTCGTTCACGAGATTGACCGCTACCTGATAGGATGTGGTGCAGCCAGTACAGTTGAGTTCAATAACGTTGAGATCGACGTCGTCGTACTCTCCGGCGGATTCCTGCAGCTCCTCAAGAAGATCGTGCGTAGCAGCTGTCTTCCCGACGCCGGTAACGCCATAGAGAAAGACGTTGTTCGGTTGCCAGCCCTGAATGACGGGACGGAGAGCGGCCGCATATTCGTCGAGTTCTTCGTCTCGCTCCTCGAGTGTCTCTGGCTGGTAATCATCCCGGAGGACGTCTTTGTCCTGGATGATGAACGATTCTCGATTGAATCGGCCCATAGGCGGACTCAAGACGAAGAACCATCATAAAACCATGGGTTCCAGTATCACCACTAACCCACCGCTCGAACCAGTTATGCCAGTACCGCAACCACTTATAAAACACACACACTCCACTATTGCCAGTAAACCTTTGCAACAACTGGAGGGGGTCGTTGACCCCTCTCTAACCAACGATACTCTTAATACATTGCACGTTTAACCATACCCGCACTAGCGAAAACTCAACTAGCTATAGTAGGTTTAGATGACAGTAACTAGACTAGAGACGTGACAGCTTCTGCCCTCCCGTCCATTCTCCCCTCGTTACTGGCAATGGTGGAGTGAGAGAGGTACTTAAACGACGGTATTATTGGCAATACTGGCAACTTTGGTCGCCCTCTCCCTGCTACCATCGTTGCCTGGTCGATATTCCAGTCGAAATCTACCCTTCCCGACACCAATCGATCGATGACCGTGGACCTCTTTCCACATGTTTCGCTCGGTCCCACTTCCCGACGATGACCGTTTCTGAATCTACTCTCCGTGATCCCTGTCGTTCATCTGGTTCGAATTTCGACCGATACAGATCATCGATTAACCAACAAAGCGCATGTATTGACGGTCTGTTGGTTAACTGTTCATGGCCTATGCTCGATTCGCGGTCGGCACTCAGTACTAGTATCCCGTGATTTCGGCGTTTCGCGATTCCGCAAGGGTTCGATTGATTGCCGCTCGATCTCACCCAATCGGAGACAGGATATTACTGCATTGGCGACGCAGCTTCCGAACCGACGAGTGAGTACTCCCGGTCCCGGCTCGTGCCTTCCGCATCGACGAGGTTGTACTGGACCATCTTGGAGAGATACGTCCGCACTCGCCGTCTCTGTGGGATACTCGGCTAGCCAGAGGGCCGTCGCATACTGGTCGCCGATCTGCACCCACCCGTTTCGTGGATCCCACATCTCGGGTTCGATTACTCGGGCAAGACGATCGGTGAGGTCCTCGCTGTGCTTGCCGTCCTGATCGTCGGTAAGGAGGTCCTCAACGAGTTCGTTGGGAAGGTCGTCATCACGTCCCCAGTATTCGCGCGCCACGGTCAGCGACTCGTGGGGCGTCGGGTCGCGCGTTTCTAATCCGTTGACGCTCCCGATAGCCGCCCGGACAGTCTCGATGCGATCAGCGAGCGTCGCCTCAATTGCACTGTCAGAGACCGCGTCGGCATCAGACGTCGACGTCTACGATGGCGATGCGACAGCGGTCGACACCGCAGCCGACGATGATCGATGAACGGCCGGCGACTGCGAACGGTCGTCGCCGACACCAGCGCACTCGTCAGTCTCGCGGTTCCCCGAGCCGACGCGACTGTCGATACCGGCACCCCAGACCCATTCCAGTATCTACTCACATCGTGTGAGGTATTCGTGCCGCCAGAAGTGGTCGCGGAACTCCGTGACATCACGCAGTATCAGGATATCCACGGGGCAGCTGCGAGTAACGTCCTCGCAGCCCGTGGCCACTACACTATCGAGGATCCGTACGAGCGCGAGGAGACACCAGACTCGCGGCCGACGTTCGGCCTCGATGACAGCGAGACCGATGGCATTGTCCTCGCGAACGCGCTTGCTGTCGAGGGGTTTCTCACCGACGAGTTTGGTGGGACGAACTTCCCGCTGATTCACGCCGTGCTGCAGGGGCCGCGGATCGTCCCAACGCCGCGGCTCATCGTCGACTACGCCCGGAACGGACATCTGAGCCACGAGACGGTTCGAACGCTGCTCACGACCATCACACATCAAAGCTGGGAAAACAACCAGTACGTCGCGCAGTTGCTCCAACGTCTCGAAGAGTAACCGACATCCGAGTGGCGACGCCGAGCATCCAGCGCCAGCGACTCGGGCGGATGCGCCGTGAGCAGACCTGTGGTCGCTGGCGGTCGAAAGCGGAACGGAATCTCGCACACGGGTTGGGCGAGGTACGCCGGCTGGCGAGTGCCCTCGAATTCTCTGACTCAGTGCGCTCTCAGGTATGTCAGCTCTTCCGGAGCGCCCAGAACGAGGACCTGCTTCGTGGCAGATCCATCGAGGCCATCGCCGCGGCCAGCTTCTACGGGGCCTACCGGTGCAACGGCCTCTCGCGGTTGCTGAGCGAGGTCAGCGAGATGGTCCGGGTCGCGGAGTCACGAGTCACGAACGCGTACAAAACGCTGAATGAAGAGCTGAGCCCGTCTCCCTCAGCATGTTCGTGCCGCGACTCGCCTCCGACCTCGAGTGTTCGGACGAGATCCGACAACGGGCCCGAACGCTCGCAGAGCAGGCCGAAAAGCGCGGCGTCACGACGGGCGTCCATCCGGCCGGGTTCGCCGCGGCCTGCCTCTACAAGGCCGGTCGCGAAGAGGGCCGATGGTTGACGCAATCCAAGGTTGCAGAAACCGCCAACATTTCATCGACAGCGGTTCGAACCCATCGAGACACACTACAACAGTTGGACGGTAAACAAAAAGTGGGCACCAAAAGCACTACATAGAAACGAGAGGCATCTGCAGAAAGCAGAGGTTAGATATGCATTGTAACAAAGGATATCGATAATGGACGAAGAATCGGAATCAATCAGCTATTTGTCGGCTGCTGATATCCGTGACATCCACGAGTTGATCGTGGAGTCAAATGCGGAGACGACCGCTGGTATCTCTTCGCCAGGCGATATCGAATACGCCGTTGAACATATTCAGGAAGGCCATTTCGGTCAGGTGCCCGAATCGATCCACGAGAAGGCATTCCAGCTGCTGCGGCTCATTGCGGCGAATCATCCATTTGTCGATGGCAACAAGCGAACGGCGCTCATGTCGACTCGAATTTTCTACGCCTTGAATGGTCTGCGATTTGACTATGATCGGACGATCAAAGAGATTCTAAAGGCGCTCGCGACGGATGAGGCTGGTGTCGATGAGAACGACGTGAGCGAGTATCTCCGAACGCACACAGAACCACTTGCCCCGGAGTACGAGGCGACCATCAACCTCTGGCTGTCACGTATTGAAGGCACAGACCAGCTATCGACGGAGCACGACACAGTCGATCAGCAATCCAAAGAACCGAACGATTATGACGACGAATCCCATAATGAGGAATAAGGATGGCCGCTGAAAGTGAGCAGCCCGAGATTCCCGATGAGATGTCCCCCGAAGAGGCACGGCAGTGTCTCATTCGGTTCCTCGGACGCCAAGACCTCGACGAACACGAGGAAATCTACGACGAACTCGCGACCGAGTAGGACTCCCGCCAAGCTGTGGATTCCACGTCGTACTGCAACAGTATTAGTGAGACCGTTCCAATCCGGAGCGCAGGCGAGGTCGACGTATCGGTTTTCCCGTTCGCGCTAGAACCATTGTCCACGCACATGGACATAGCCGAGGACGCGGTTCGAGATGTCTGCACGGATGCGGTCTTCGAACGCGGCGAACGATATCTTGCTGAGAGTCGTATCCACGAGATTCACCGCGTCGACAGCACCGTCACCGCCGTCGTGAGTGGCAGCCATCAGTATGATGTTCGTGTTGACCTTGCCACCGACGGGTTTGCCCCGTGGTGCGACTGTCCGTACGACGGGCCGGGAGCGTGCAAGCACGTCGTCGCCGTGTTGCTTCGGTGTGTAGACGACCCTCCCTCAGACGAAGGCAATCGACTCGACGCCGCACTCAACGGCGCCGATATCGACGAACTCCGCGCGTTCCTGCGTGACGAACTCGCGACCGATGCGGATCTCCGCGATCGGTTTCTCGCTCGCGTCGGCGAGCCGACGAGACAGTCGGTCGACGAGCTTCGCACCTCGATCGACCGGCGGTTCGAAGAGACGAACCCTGAGTACCACGTTGTCTTCGAGCCAATCGACTTCACGCAGTGGTTCGATCTCGCGAACGAGTACCGCGATCAGGGGCGGTACGCGTCGGCGGCGACCGTCTATCGGGCCCTCGTCGAGTCGCTCGACGACAACATGGAGCGCGTCGACGGTGCCTACGACCACTTCTCGCGTGCGTTCAGTCGGGCACTCGACGGATATGTCGACTGTGTCGCGACCGCGGAGCGCGACGCTGATGCAATCACTGACGCCGTCGCATTCCTCAATGAACGGGCGACATCGGAAACGCCGTTCCTCGCGGAACACTTCGAGAAGGCAGCAGTCGAGCTTCGAGAGAAGCTGGGCGAACAGTCCGACGAATAGCTGTGTCTCCCTCGATGACGCCCGCAAGTTCGACGAT of Halolamina sp. CBA1230 contains these proteins:
- a CDS encoding type II toxin-antitoxin system death-on-curing family toxin encodes the protein MDEESESISYLSAADIRDIHELIVESNAETTAGISSPGDIEYAVEHIQEGHFGQVPESIHEKAFQLLRLIAANHPFVDGNKRTALMSTRIFYALNGLRFDYDRTIKEILKALATDEAGVDENDVSEYLRTHTEPLAPEYEATINLWLSRIEGTDQLSTEHDTVDQQSKEPNDYDDESHNEE
- a CDS encoding SWIM zinc finger domain-containing protein, which gives rise to MDIAEDAVRDVCTDAVFERGERYLAESRIHEIHRVDSTVTAVVSGSHQYDVRVDLATDGFAPWCDCPYDGPGACKHVVAVLLRCVDDPPSDEGNRLDAALNGADIDELRAFLRDELATDADLRDRFLARVGEPTRQSVDELRTSIDRRFEETNPEYHVVFEPIDFTQWFDLANEYRDQGRYASAATVYRALVESLDDNMERVDGAYDHFSRAFSRALDGYVDCVATAERDADAITDAVAFLNERATSETPFLAEHFEKAAVELREKLGEQSDE
- a CDS encoding orc1/cdc6 family replication initiation protein; the encoded protein is MGRFNRESFIIQDKDVLRDDYQPETLEERDEELDEYAAALRPVIQGWQPNNVFLYGVTGVGKTAATHDLLEELQESAGEYDDVDLNVIELNCTGCTTSYQVAVNLVNEIRSPSHPLTTVSSSREPMSETGYQQKRIFNELYNDLESIGGTILVVLDEIDNIGSDDDILYELPRARSQLDLDVKIGVVGISNDFKFRENLSPKVKDTLCEEEILFPPYDATELQNILKHRADIALYDDVLESDVIPLCAAFSAQDSGSARQALRLLRKAADIAENDAMAGGEAKITEDHVREAEHQIQRQQVVEGMHSLTRQGQYVLLTVCQLAAEGETPERTKLIYERYREVLRNHGSEPLKRRRVHDHLSDLSLHGILRLVDSSSGRGNYNEYELDVSLSSALDALESELGELNDIRETAKRHRVLE